The following coding sequences lie in one Gouania willdenowi chromosome 5, fGouWil2.1, whole genome shotgun sequence genomic window:
- the LOC114463432 gene encoding LOW QUALITY PROTEIN: ubiquitin carboxyl-terminal hydrolase CYLD (The sequence of the model RefSeq protein was modified relative to this genomic sequence to represent the inferred CDS: inserted 3 bases in 3 codons; deleted 1 base in 1 codon), which produces MEPKRAVREKFFIVIRGKYRKGFSRGCIGRVEAETARGEFTGLVYGGGGGKDAGTPKPGGCVRREDTYPLSRHQAQLLLFVPSGCKRLELLCNPQLFSAICELNLEDLVVVKHRGGHLPGLVKNLLQVGRKENKEDLHMLGFEVKFVDGDHNLSSRKPAPLPIFSAADIIQVVPSYSVPFGPNWRGGKDPSSKAVMHISSLTKQWISDKGNSPSVSLNRLSSRIKSVSVSCAVGGGIHCGGGLKHGTQSLRGDPMVGETSGKDCGLGWDDYEVNGCSDGQHKGQRYFTCKGTQGSVVPITNCVPFEDSGEDAPPIPESEALSLLVGRMKGIQGHFNSCYLMPHSSDPEEFITVLFEKVLCIEPLLKLRSKREPSHGAYTLQIFLEKEQIGRTPSVQQLLDTSCISDAVILIIQMPMVXNKYKMFSHIIPSVELDLTDLLYNSPRDCFICGQLAEYECLHCLPDRKLLPGRIKQFCNTCNTQVHAHXPRRAHSPSALIVAEEVSVDSPVQRHVMQLFAVLCIQTSHYVSFVKYGSDPCSWIFCDSMADRGGDHQNGFNIPEVRSCPEVGDFXCQREEDLDRADPSQAPELVRRLLCDSYMFLYHSPATMTHSKPNN; this is translated from the exons ATGGAGCCCAAACGCGCAGTTAGAGAGAAGTTCTTCATCGTGATCAGAGGAAAGTACCGGAAAGGCTTCAGCAGGGGCTGCATCGGGCGCGTGGAGGCGGAGACGGCGCGCGGGGAGTTCACGGGGCTCGTGTAcggaggagggggagggaagGACGCGGGGACCCCCAAACCAGGAGGGTGCGTCCGCAGGGAGGACACGTACCCCCTGAGCAGACACCAGGCCCAGCTGCTGCTCTTCGTCCCGTCGGGCTGTAAACGTCTGGAGCTGCTGTGTAACCCCCAGCTGTTCTCAGCCATCTGTGAGCTGAACCTGGAGGACCTGGTGGTGGTGAAGCACAGGGGGGGACACCTCCCTGGACTGGTGAAGAACCTGCTCCAGGTGGGGAGGAAGGAGAACAAGGAAGATCTGCACATGCTGGGCTTTGAGGTCAAGTTTGTG GACGGCGACCACAATTTGTCCTCCAGGAAACCTGCCCCGTTGCCTATTTTCAGTGCTGCAGACATCATACAAGTGGTCCCATCCTACTCAGTCCCCTTTGGACCAAACTGGAGAGGCGGCAAAG ATCCCAGCAGCAAAGCAGTGATGCACATCAGCTCCTTGACAAAACAGTGGATCTCTGACAAGGGCAACAGTCCGTCAGTGAGTCTGAACAGACTTTCATCCAGAATCAAGTCCGTGTCCGTCTCCTGTGCCGTTGGAGGTGGGATCCACTGTGGAGGTGGTCTCAAACACGGGACTCAAAGTCTACGGGGTGATCCGATGGTTGGGGAAACCAGTGGGAAAGACTGTGGACTGGGCTGGGAT GACTATGAGGTGAACGGCTGCTCTGATGGACAACATAAAGGTCAGCGCTATTTCACCTGCAAAGGGACACAGGGCTCTGTTGTTCCCATCACAAA TTGTGTGCCCTTTGAGGACTCTGGTGAGGATGCCCCGCCCATCCCTGAGTCTGAGGCTTTGTCTCTGTTGGTGGGAAGAATGAAAGGGATTCAGGGTCACTTTAATTCTTGTTACCTGATGCCACACTCTTCAG ACCCAGAGGAGTTCATCACGGTCCTGTTTGAGAAAGTGCTGTGCATCGAACCACTGCTAAAGCttcg ATCGAAGCGAGAACCATCTCACGGTGCTTACACTCTCCAAATCTTCCTGGAAAAGGAGCAGATCGGTCGAACTCCCAGCGTCCAGCAGTTGCTGGACACGTCATGCATTTCAG ATGCCGTCATTCTAATAATTCAGATGCCGATGG GGAACAAATACAAGATGTTTTCTCACATCATTCCCTCTGTGGAGCTGGACTTGACAGATCTGCTGTACAACT CACCGAGGGATTGCTTCATCTGTGGACAGTTGGCAGAGTACGAATGCCTTCATTGTCTACCAGATCGTAAGCTGCTCCCAGGAAGAATCAAACAGTTCTGCAACACCTGCAACACTCAG GTTCACGCCC CCCCACGGCGCGCTCACTCCCCCAGTGCTCTGATCGTAGCAGAGGAAGTAAGCGTTGATTCTCCTGTTCAAAGACATGTGATGCAGCTCTTTGCTGTGCTGTGTATTCAAACCAGTCACTACGTGTCCTTTGTTAAATATGGATCTGACCCGTGTTCCTGGATCTTCTGTGACAGCATGGCGGACAGAGGAG GCGATCACCAAAATGGCTTC AACATCCCTGAGGTGCGCTCGTGTCCAGAGGTGGGGGACT TGTGCCAGCGTGAGGAGGACCTGGACCGAGCCGACCCCTCCCAGGCCCCTGAGTTAGTGCGTCGGCTGCTCTGTGACTCCTACATGTTTTTGTACCACAGCCCAGCCACGATGACACATTCTAAACCAAACAATTAG